The nucleotide window TAAACGAATCTGGACACGGCGCTAAATCCTCACAGGGTCGCGTACAGTAACCATCGCGGCACATATTCGATTCACAATCGGAGTCGGTTGTGCACTCTGCGCCAACTCGTAAAGTGTAGATAGGATCTGTCGGTGCACCGTATGCCCATTTCGGTGTGTCTACACCCGCGCCAGTTGTACCGTAGATAACCTTGTCTTTGATCCAGTCGCCCCAAGCCCGAACATACGTATAAATAGGCATCTCGCATCCAGCCGAACCGCGTGATGCGATGCCAACGACACGATGCTCAAGATCAAAGGCTGGTCCACCAGAATCGCCTTGGCACACACCCGTATCACCAATCATTTCCTGATAAGTTGTATAGGCAGGCGGGCATTCATCCGCCACGCATGCGACGTAAAGCCCATCGCGTCGTCGGCGTTGTCCACTTCCGCTTCCAGCACCATCTGTGGCACCGTAACCTACAGCGTAGTAACCATCGGATTGCTCTAAATCCACATCGACAGCAGCGATGCGAGGCGTTGCTTCAGCCGGATCCACAGGATTGTTCAAAATCATCAAGGCAATATCGTAACCACAAAAATCACTGCCTCCCGGTGGAACCAAAATCTCAGCTGTGGAGTAATAATCGTCCGGGCTTTGGGTAAGGCGTCGCTTGGTGGAGATGAAGAGACCTGATGGATCGTAGGATTGTCCAAAAGTCGTTGCGCCACAGAGAACGCCCTCTGAACTGGTCGGCGCCACACAATGTTGCGCGGTCAAGACCACGTTCGGGGCAATCAAAGTTCCACTGCAAATCCCTAAACTGTTGTTTGCCAATGAGACGATACCAACCACCGCGGTGTCTTCATTGTCGTTGTAACCGCCGCTGATGGCAGCAGAATCTTGTTCAATTGCCCCCGCTAATAGGATTGTAGGCTCTTCAGTGCCACAGGCAGTCAGTCCAACAAGAGCGAAAAATACAAGAAAGCCAGTAAAAGAAGGGAACACTCGGTGCAACATAGAATGGGTCTCCCAAAAAGCCGTATATGAACGAACTACAGATTTTATATCGATATGAGCAGGGCCCGGAGAGACTACGGGATCAAATCACGACCCGCAAGAGTATCAACTTGAATTT belongs to Deltaproteobacteria bacterium and includes:
- a CDS encoding S1 family peptidase, yielding MLHRVFPSFTGFLVFFALVGLTACGTEEPTILLAGAIEQDSAAISGGYNDNEDTAVVGIVSLANNSLGICSGTLIAPNVVLTAQHCVAPTSSEGVLCGATTFGQSYDPSGLFISTKRRLTQSPDDYYSTAEILVPPGGSDFCGYDIALMILNNPVDPAEATPRIAAVDVDLEQSDGYYAVGYGATDGAGSGSGQRRRRDGLYVACVADECPPAYTTYQEMIGDTGVCQGDSGGPAFDLEHRVVGIASRGSAGCEMPIYTYVRAWGDWIKDKVIYGTTGAGVDTPKWAYGAPTDPIYTLRVGAECTTDSDCESNMCRDGYCTRPCEDLAPCPDSFMCENVTNECVSIYDLRVGAACESNADCLSNMCHNNYCTRPCNEGAVCPDYYQCQELGGYCISDREAEEEESADSGCHAVGGSFWTAMLGCLWLVGLYGRRKSYAESLR